From a single Planctellipticum variicoloris genomic region:
- the rlmN gene encoding 23S rRNA (adenine(2503)-C(2))-methyltransferase RlmN, which translates to MLLLKDHTSTELAEALADLAPPDRLIRQIHAAACRGDTELPASVPTVSPKLLEKIRQRVSTPSLTVVNKVVSPEDGFAKYLFRGEGTGQFEAVRIPLLHRPDDKKYVICVSSQVGCALGCVFCATGRMGFQRNLATWEIVDQVVQIQADSEHPVRGVVFMGMGEPMLNYDRVIRAAKIFSEPCGLAISGKAITISTVGVVPGIRRFTAEQHPYRLIVSLTSATVEKRLSLFPIERIHPLPELMEAVREYHAATNKRVTFAWTVLGGINTSRQDARDLAELTRGLPILLDLIDVNDPTGQFRRPTSDEANAFRDALREELAAPVQRRYSGGQDIHGACGMLAAVTAAEG; encoded by the coding sequence ATGCTGCTGCTCAAAGACCACACCTCGACCGAACTTGCCGAGGCTCTCGCCGACCTTGCTCCGCCCGACCGGCTGATCCGCCAGATCCATGCCGCCGCCTGTCGCGGGGACACCGAGCTGCCGGCGAGCGTCCCCACGGTCTCGCCGAAGCTGCTGGAGAAGATCCGCCAGCGCGTGAGCACTCCGTCGCTGACGGTCGTCAACAAAGTCGTGTCGCCGGAGGACGGCTTCGCCAAATACCTGTTTCGCGGTGAGGGAACTGGCCAGTTTGAGGCGGTCCGGATTCCCCTGCTGCACCGCCCGGATGACAAGAAGTACGTCATCTGCGTCAGCTCGCAGGTCGGCTGCGCCTTGGGCTGCGTTTTCTGCGCCACCGGCCGGATGGGCTTTCAGCGGAACCTCGCCACCTGGGAAATCGTCGACCAGGTCGTGCAGATTCAGGCCGACTCGGAGCATCCGGTCCGCGGCGTCGTCTTCATGGGGATGGGCGAGCCGATGCTCAACTATGACCGCGTGATCCGAGCGGCGAAGATTTTCTCCGAGCCGTGCGGTCTGGCGATCAGCGGCAAGGCGATCACGATTTCCACCGTGGGTGTCGTCCCCGGCATCCGCCGGTTCACTGCCGAGCAGCACCCGTATCGGCTGATTGTCTCGCTGACGTCGGCCACCGTCGAGAAACGGCTGAGCCTGTTTCCCATTGAGCGCATCCACCCCCTGCCCGAACTGATGGAAGCGGTCCGAGAGTATCACGCCGCAACGAACAAGCGGGTGACGTTCGCCTGGACGGTCCTGGGGGGGATCAATACCAGCCGGCAGGACGCCCGCGATCTCGCCGAACTGACCCGCGGCCTGCCGATTCTGCTCGACCTGATCGACGTCAACGATCCGACGGGCCAGTTCCGCCGGCCGACGTCTGACGAAGCGAACGCCTTCCGCGACGCGTTGCGGGAAGAGCTGGCCGCCCCGGTGCAGCGGCGATACAGCGGCGGGCAGGATATTCACGGCGCGTGCGGCATGCTGGCGGCGGTGACGGCTGCGGAGGGGTGA
- a CDS encoding redoxin domain-containing protein, with protein sequence MTGLRLAVLLGVILAAASPAQALDPYAGIDPWWVLLHEPAVVADLKLEVPQQAKFLALRDRLDLRFWPLRNKSRDEATKGFEAIVAEARRELPMILRPAQSQRLNEIVFWKLGTAALVRDDLAVRMRYTPAQRKRVQEILDETQAAVTALEKEANEGEPREALEKKYVALKTDEQQDILKLLKPEQRKAWHDALGKAFDPSKLGVPEYRVPELVDTGEWINSRPLKLSEQRGKVVIVHFYTYGCINCIRNFPWYREWYERYQDKNVLLLGIHTPETDGERDIARVRQKAADDKFEFPVLIDPKSENWNAWGNAMWPSVYVIDKRGYMRSFWPGELKWKGNDGEKFMRERIEALRAE encoded by the coding sequence ATGACCGGACTACGGCTGGCGGTGCTGCTGGGAGTGATTCTGGCCGCAGCAAGTCCGGCCCAGGCACTCGATCCGTACGCCGGAATCGATCCCTGGTGGGTGCTGCTGCACGAGCCGGCGGTCGTCGCAGACCTCAAGCTGGAAGTCCCCCAGCAGGCGAAATTCCTGGCCCTGCGGGACCGGCTCGATCTGCGGTTCTGGCCTCTCCGGAACAAGTCGCGCGACGAAGCGACGAAGGGGTTTGAGGCGATCGTCGCTGAGGCCCGGCGGGAATTGCCGATGATCCTGCGGCCGGCTCAATCCCAACGATTGAACGAAATCGTGTTCTGGAAACTAGGGACAGCCGCACTCGTCCGGGACGATCTGGCGGTTCGGATGCGGTACACGCCGGCGCAACGGAAACGGGTGCAGGAGATCCTGGACGAAACACAGGCGGCGGTCACGGCCCTGGAAAAGGAAGCCAACGAAGGCGAGCCCCGGGAAGCACTGGAGAAGAAGTACGTCGCACTGAAGACCGACGAACAGCAGGACATCCTGAAGCTGCTGAAACCCGAGCAGCGGAAGGCATGGCACGACGCACTCGGGAAAGCCTTTGACCCTTCAAAGCTGGGCGTGCCGGAATACCGGGTTCCGGAGCTGGTCGATACCGGGGAGTGGATCAACAGCCGCCCGCTCAAGTTGAGCGAGCAGCGGGGAAAAGTGGTGATCGTCCACTTCTACACGTACGGCTGCATCAACTGCATCCGCAACTTCCCCTGGTACCGGGAATGGTACGAACGGTACCAGGACAAGAATGTGCTGCTGCTGGGGATTCACACCCCCGAAACGGACGGCGAGCGGGACATCGCCCGCGTCCGGCAGAAAGCCGCCGACGACAAGTTCGAATTCCCCGTGCTGATCGACCCCAAGAGCGAGAACTGGAACGCCTGGGGCAACGCAATGTGGCCCAGCGTCTACGTGATCGACAAGCGGGGCTACATGCGAAGTTTCTGGCCCGGCGAACTGAAGTGGAAGGGGAACGACGGGGAGAAGTTCATGCGGGAACGGATCGAGGCCTTGCGGGCGGAGTGA
- a CDS encoding c-type cytochrome domain-containing protein — protein MNSGFPHRRDSWISATATSWAVMALSQALPAGTASDSPIAAKQTSPDQSPAQGKKVDFSQQVKPLLERSCVGCHSGEKAAGLLRVDLREALLKGGESGTAAVVPGRSVQSLLMEYISASSEAEMPPKAARDRFPSLSQAEVTLLRQWIDEGAEWPAGVVLAEPKSKE, from the coding sequence ATGAACAGCGGCTTCCCCCATCGCCGCGATTCGTGGATCTCGGCAACGGCGACGAGTTGGGCAGTCATGGCGCTGTCGCAGGCTTTGCCGGCAGGAACGGCGTCTGACTCCCCCATTGCGGCGAAGCAGACTTCCCCGGATCAGTCGCCGGCCCAAGGGAAAAAGGTCGATTTCTCGCAACAGGTCAAGCCGCTGCTGGAACGCTCATGCGTGGGCTGTCACTCTGGCGAGAAGGCGGCCGGTCTGCTGCGAGTCGACCTCCGCGAGGCCCTGCTGAAGGGGGGCGAATCCGGAACAGCCGCGGTGGTCCCCGGCCGGAGCGTGCAGAGCCTCCTGATGGAATACATCTCGGCCAGCTCTGAAGCGGAAATGCCCCCCAAGGCCGCACGCGACAGATTTCCGTCGCTGAGCCAGGCCGAAGTCACACTGTTGCGCCAGTGGATCGATGAGGGGGCTGAATGGCCGGCGGGCGTGGTGCTGGCAGAACCGAAGAGCAAGGAGTGA
- a CDS encoding 3-keto-disaccharide hydrolase, protein MFARFRLLVASLILIAATVAPLAAAEPATPAGFRSIFNGKDLTGWYGLNPHSVVKLEGEKRDANLEMQRDEFSKSWYVEDGDLVNDGNGPYATTEEEFGDMEFVIEYKTVAKADSGIYLRGTPQVQIWDTTKEGGKWDRNADKGSGGLFNNSKGAPGQLPLVHADKPFGEWNNFRIRQVGARTWVWLNDRLVVDGAVMENYWDRGKPLPAKGPIMLQTHGGEIRWRNLFVREIPADEAKELLNSAPEK, encoded by the coding sequence ATGTTCGCTCGCTTCCGCCTCCTCGTTGCCTCGCTGATTCTGATCGCAGCGACAGTCGCCCCGCTGGCCGCCGCCGAGCCCGCAACCCCTGCCGGCTTCCGTTCCATCTTCAACGGCAAAGATCTCACCGGCTGGTACGGCCTCAACCCGCACTCGGTCGTCAAACTCGAAGGCGAGAAACGCGACGCCAATCTGGAGATGCAACGCGACGAGTTTTCGAAGAGCTGGTATGTCGAAGACGGCGACCTGGTCAACGACGGCAACGGCCCCTACGCCACAACCGAGGAAGAATTCGGCGACATGGAATTCGTCATCGAGTACAAGACCGTTGCCAAGGCCGACAGCGGGATATACCTGCGCGGGACTCCTCAGGTTCAGATCTGGGACACCACGAAAGAAGGGGGCAAGTGGGACCGCAACGCCGACAAGGGGTCGGGCGGGCTTTTCAATAACTCGAAGGGCGCCCCCGGCCAGCTTCCGCTGGTTCACGCTGACAAGCCGTTCGGCGAATGGAACAATTTCCGCATCCGCCAGGTCGGCGCACGAACCTGGGTCTGGCTCAACGACAGGCTCGTCGTCGACGGGGCGGTGATGGAGAACTACTGGGACCGCGGCAAGCCCCTCCCGGCGAAGGGTCCGATCATGCTGCAGACCCACGGCGGCGAAATCCGCTGGCGAAATCTGTTCGTGCGGGAGATCCCGGCGGACGAGGCGAAGGAACTGCTGAATTCGGCGCCCGAGAAATGA
- a CDS encoding phytoene desaturase family protein yields MGAESFQDRDVSDVIVIGGGLSGLTAAALAARSGKRVVLLERSRQTGGRAATTLQDGVKFNLGPHALYCEGAAFRILTDLDVPFRGAFPSQGRGLFLVGRRRYSSPGKLTELVTSPLFTMREKWTLARLPQILLALDPRELNFVTVADWVREFAGTGRLAEAVLAFLRLSTFVNDPEEQSAGAALEQVQVGLRGNVWYLDEGWQSLIDGLEAVARSWQAEVRRGASAMRVESNDTSVLVTLADGRTIRGRTAIIAAGPEVAARLVGDPGLETGRPARVATLDVALTSLPRPDERFTLGLDRPLYFSVHSAAARLGPDGIAVLHVMRYLGAEKSADSQTVEQELEDMLDSLQPGWRKLVHTRRFLPNMVVTAGIPRADTGGNSGRPGGIIENQPRVFLAGDWIGPEGQLADAATASAQAAVRRALKVLDDRFAHVGANR; encoded by the coding sequence ATGGGTGCAGAGTCGTTTCAGGACCGAGACGTTTCGGACGTCATCGTCATTGGAGGCGGACTGTCTGGACTGACCGCCGCGGCGCTGGCGGCGCGGTCCGGGAAAAGAGTCGTGCTGCTGGAGCGTTCGCGGCAGACCGGCGGCCGGGCCGCGACGACGCTCCAGGACGGCGTGAAGTTCAACCTGGGACCGCATGCCCTCTATTGCGAGGGCGCGGCGTTTCGGATTCTCACTGATCTCGATGTACCCTTCCGCGGCGCGTTTCCGAGTCAGGGGCGTGGGCTGTTCCTGGTCGGGCGGCGGCGGTATTCATCGCCCGGAAAACTCACCGAACTGGTGACATCTCCCCTCTTCACAATGCGGGAAAAATGGACCCTGGCGCGGCTGCCGCAGATCCTGCTGGCGCTCGATCCGAGAGAACTGAACTTTGTGACGGTGGCCGACTGGGTGCGGGAGTTCGCCGGGACGGGGCGACTGGCGGAGGCCGTGCTGGCTTTCCTTCGACTGTCAACGTTCGTGAACGACCCCGAAGAACAGTCGGCTGGGGCGGCGCTCGAACAGGTTCAGGTCGGCCTGCGCGGGAACGTCTGGTACCTCGACGAAGGCTGGCAGTCCTTGATTGACGGTCTTGAAGCCGTCGCCAGATCCTGGCAAGCCGAGGTGCGCCGAGGAGCCTCAGCCATGCGCGTTGAGAGCAACGACACCAGCGTCCTGGTGACGCTGGCGGACGGTCGGACCATCAGAGGTCGAACTGCAATCATTGCAGCCGGGCCGGAAGTTGCGGCGCGACTCGTCGGCGATCCAGGCCTGGAGACGGGACGCCCGGCGCGCGTCGCGACGTTGGATGTCGCGCTGACTTCGCTGCCTCGTCCCGATGAGCGATTCACACTGGGTCTCGATCGCCCGCTATATTTTTCCGTACACTCCGCGGCGGCAAGGCTGGGGCCGGACGGGATCGCCGTCCTGCACGTCATGCGATACCTTGGAGCAGAGAAGTCCGCAGACAGCCAGACGGTCGAACAGGAGCTGGAGGACATGCTTGACTCGCTGCAGCCGGGCTGGCGCAAGCTGGTTCACACGCGTCGGTTTCTTCCCAATATGGTCGTCACAGCGGGGATTCCACGGGCGGATACCGGCGGGAATTCGGGCCGACCGGGGGGGATAATCGAGAATCAGCCGCGCGTCTTCCTGGCCGGCGACTGGATCGGGCCGGAGGGACAATTGGCAGACGCCGCGACGGCGAGTGCACAGGCGGCGGTCCGCAGAGCTCTGAAAGTCCTTGATGACCGATTTGCTCACGTGGGGGCGAACCGATGA
- a CDS encoding RNA polymerase sigma-70 factor yields MNDHLNQFEEWRDYLERLAYRMLGSRSDADDVLQEAFLRWSRTDTDDVKLPRAYLAKIVTRLCIDRRREIDVRKETYIGPWLPEPIVQQMAGADRTVELAETVSLAMLYVLERLSPVERAAYVLRQIFDYDYGEIAEILQKSATNCRQLVSRAEQRVVNGRPRFAAAADDVARISGEFLRACSSGDLDGLLQLLTVDAVMISDGGGKATAARRPVEGADRVARFFLGIVRKTPAYGRAQTVLVNGQPGLAAWIDDVLVAVFVFDLDGDRIRSIFAIRNPDKLPSQVGECIGPSGSRA; encoded by the coding sequence ATGAACGATCATCTCAACCAGTTCGAAGAGTGGCGAGACTACCTGGAGCGCCTGGCGTACCGGATGCTCGGCTCGCGGAGCGATGCGGACGATGTCCTGCAGGAGGCCTTTCTCCGCTGGTCGCGAACCGACACCGATGACGTGAAATTGCCTCGGGCGTACCTCGCGAAAATCGTCACTCGGTTGTGCATCGATCGACGGCGCGAGATTGATGTGCGTAAGGAAACCTACATCGGCCCCTGGCTGCCGGAGCCGATCGTGCAGCAGATGGCCGGTGCAGATCGTACCGTCGAGCTGGCGGAGACCGTTTCCCTGGCGATGCTGTATGTGCTGGAACGGCTGTCCCCCGTTGAGCGGGCGGCATACGTCCTGCGGCAGATCTTTGACTACGACTACGGCGAGATCGCCGAGATCCTGCAAAAGTCGGCGACGAACTGCCGCCAGCTCGTCTCGCGGGCGGAGCAACGGGTCGTAAATGGTCGACCGCGATTTGCGGCCGCCGCCGATGACGTTGCGCGGATCAGCGGCGAATTCCTGCGGGCCTGTTCCAGCGGAGATCTCGACGGCCTGCTGCAACTGCTGACGGTCGACGCCGTCATGATTTCCGATGGCGGCGGTAAGGCCACGGCGGCGCGGCGGCCCGTCGAGGGAGCCGACCGCGTGGCGCGGTTCTTCCTTGGGATCGTTCGCAAAACCCCCGCTTACGGTCGCGCTCAGACGGTGCTGGTCAACGGCCAGCCAGGTCTTGCGGCGTGGATCGACGACGTGCTGGTCGCGGTATTTGTATTCGATCTGGATGGAGATCGAATTAGAAGCATTTTCGCAATTCGCAACCCCGACAAATTGCCGTCACAGGTGGGCGAATGTATCGGCCCTTCAGGGAGCAGGGCCTGA